One window of Dysidea avara chromosome 11, odDysAvar1.4, whole genome shotgun sequence genomic DNA carries:
- the LOC136237595 gene encoding uncharacterized protein isoform X1: MWILLNHKADDGSPVWLKSKSINCRTTGTCFSRCYHTPKRGKDRSSSCPLSGDAYILCEFTTPPSSRCFLTPTDPPFVSVLNNGESSSSSNVEKNNPGLAAIIVPSAVIIIPVLCILMWCCYGHYKDRGCKGLCKCFCEECLRLFGVRRCFRHRERSTNQRARPNKSPRVVRERSPIELVEVGPVGASESRPSQRCMRSEGDCKPGGDKPPDYEHALNYCKAQADDPEPSLVDDAPPPPTYVTVV; the protein is encoded by the exons ATGTGGATTTTATTAAATCACAAAGCTGATGATGGTAGTCCAGTTTGGCTCAAATCTAAATCAATCAACTGTCGTACAACCGGCACTTGTTTTTCTCGTTGCTATCATACTCCTAAAAGAGGAAAAGATCGTTCAAGCAGTTGCCCATTATCTGGAGATGCTTATATCTTATGTG AATTTACTACTCCTCCATCATCAAGATGTTTTTTGACTCCAACAGATC CCCCTTTTGTTTCTGTACTTAACAATGGTGAATCATCATCGTCCTCTAATGTTGAAAAGAACAATCCTGGCCTGGCTGCCATAATTGTACCATCTGCTGTAATAATAATTCCTGTGTTGTGCATACTTATGTGGTGCTGTTATGGTCACTATAAGGATAGAGGGTGTAAAGGACTCTGTAAGTGTTTTTGTGAGGAATGTCTCAGATTATTTGGCGTAAGACGATGCTTCAGACACAGGGAAAG GAGTACTAACCAGAGAGCTAGACCAAATAAGTCTCCTCGTGTAGTGAGGGAAAGATCACCAATTGAACTAGTAGAGGTTGGACCTGTTGGAGCTTCAGAATCAAGACCATCACAACGATGCATGCGCAGTGAGGGTGATTGCAAACCAGGAGGGGATAAGCCACCAGACTACGAACATGCTCTCAACTATTGTAAAGCACAAGCAGATGATCCTGAACCATCATTAGTGGATGATGCACCACCACCACCTACTTATGTTACTGTTGTATGA
- the LOC136237595 gene encoding uncharacterized protein isoform X2 — MCGMDILLYMMFYERPSIKRIFSESEIIEQDHFFAWRIYYSSIIKMFFDSNRSSTNQRARPNKSPRVVRERSPIELVEVGPVGASESRPSQRCMRSEGDCKPGGDKPPDYEHALNYCKAQADDPEPSLVDDAPPPPTYVTVV; from the exons ATGTG TGGAATGGATATCCTTTTATACATGATGTTTTATGAAAGACCTAGTATCAAAAGGATATTTTCAGAGTCAGAAATCATAGAGCAAGATCATTTTTTTGCATGGAG AATTTACTACTCCTCCATCATCAAGATGTTTTTTGACTCCAACAGATC GAGTACTAACCAGAGAGCTAGACCAAATAAGTCTCCTCGTGTAGTGAGGGAAAGATCACCAATTGAACTAGTAGAGGTTGGACCTGTTGGAGCTTCAGAATCAAGACCATCACAACGATGCATGCGCAGTGAGGGTGATTGCAAACCAGGAGGGGATAAGCCACCAGACTACGAACATGCTCTCAACTATTGTAAAGCACAAGCAGATGATCCTGAACCATCATTAGTGGATGATGCACCACCACCACCTACTTATGTTACTGTTGTATGA